AATTGTTTATAAGTCCGGAGACAAAGGAAATACCTGGCGCACCGTTTACCGCGAAAACCATCCGGATGCGTTTTACAACTCCATGAAATTCTGGAACGACCAGGAAGGCATCGCAATGGGCGATCCTACTGATGGCTGTCTCTCCATTCTCATTACAAATGACGGAGGTGAAACCTGGCGAAAACTACCTTGCAGCCAGTTGCCCGCCACAGCAGAAGGAGAAGCGGCTTTTGCCGCCAGCAATTCCAACATAGCACTTTCCGGCTCCCATGCCTGGGTTGTTACGGGAGGTGCTAAAGCGCGGATATTTCATACGCCAGATAAGGGACAAACATGGGCGGTGTACGAAACGCCCATCGCACAAGGCGGAAAAATGACCGGGATTTTCAGCACAGATTTCTACGATGAAAATAACGGGATAATCTTTGGCGGCAACTGGGAAGCACAACAGGAAAATGCCCGAAACAAAGCCATCACGCAGGATGGTGGTCGCACATGGAAACTTGTGGCAGATGGAAGCGAACCCGGATACCGTTCCTGCGTCAAATATATTCCGGGAGGTAATGGCAGGGAATTGATCGCGGTAGGTACGCCCGGAATTTCTTATTCAGGAAATGGCGGACAAAGCTGGAAAGAATTAAGCGCTGAAAGCTTCTACGCAATTGATTTTTCAAAGGATGGCAAAATCGCCTGGGTAGCCGGCAACAATAAAATTGGAAAGATCACCTGGAGCTCTAATTGAAAGGGCATCCAGGTAATATCCGGCAACCCAATCCCTACTCCACCACCGTCACAGTCCCCACCTCCCTCAGCACCTCACCATCAAAACCATTCACGGTGATGCGATAGAGGTAGACGCCAGACGGAGCGTTTGCGCCATTCCAGGGTTGGGAGGATTCGGTGGTGTAGATGAGTTCTCCCCAGCGGTTGAAGATTCGCATGGAGTAGGACTTGATCCAGGCGCCAGCGGGGCCGAAGCTGTCGTTGATGCCGTCTGCCTGGCCGGGCGAGAAGGCGTTGGGTATCCACAGTTTGGGGGCCTGGCGGGTGCAAACTACGATGGATTTGCTGCGGGCGAGGCTGTCGGAGCGGTGGGCGATGACCTGATAGCAGAAGGCAGGCAGGTCTTCCGGCAGGTCGCTGTCGGTAAAGCTGAGGCCGGT
Above is a window of Bacteroidia bacterium DNA encoding:
- a CDS encoding gliding motility-associated C-terminal domain-containing protein produces the protein TGLSFTDSDLPEDLPAFCYQVIAHRSDSLARSKSIVVCTRQAPKLWIPNAFSPGQADGINDSFGPAGAWIKSYSMRIFNRWGELIYTTESSQPWNGANAPSGVYLYRITVNGFDGEVLREVGTVTVVE
- a CDS encoding oxidoreductase, translated to MKMLMLCLASVVFITCTHRPRSENSINRIISSIDTFPVPSSVRALQVVDERTIWFAGSNGVYGYTENGGRSWQIDSIPGDSIAPHFRSVAVTADAVFMLCIGSPAIVYKSGDKGNTWRTVYRENHPDAFYNSMKFWNDQEGIAMGDPTDGCLSILITNDGGETWRKLPCSQLPATAEGEAAFAASNSNIALSGSHAWVVTGGAKARIFHTPDKGQTWAVYETPIAQGGKMTGIFSTDFYDENNGIIFGGNWEAQQENARNKAITQDGGRTWKLVADGSEPGYRSCVKYIPGGNGRELIAVGTPGISYSGNGGQSWKELSAESFYAIDFSKDGKIAWVAGNNKIGKITWSSN